The nucleotide sequence GGACATAGAGATACAGATTCTGATGAAAGACCCGTCAATCGACGACGCATCGATTTTTTGGGGCAATTTTCTAGTTCAGTAAAATTTGATAGTTGTTTATTAGTACACTATGACAAAGGGTTTGATTTCCTCACCCACGGCGAATACAGCATTGTATTCGATAATTGCAAACTGGTTTCTGATGAAGCCGCTTCAGATCAGTTCATATCAATCAATATTCCAGGAGGATTAATATTCAGAAATTGCGATTTTTTTGCTGCTGATTCAGGTGCTTTCTCCATCTCTCAAGCATCATTCAAATTAAATGAACGGCATCAAATTGCTCAGGCTTTTGAAGCAGGTGCAAACCGTTTAATTGTCATGCCAGGGACTACCATTTTAGTAGGTACGACATTGTATCAAGTGGAGTACTACGAAAGTCCAGTATTAGGTTTGGGCAACCAGCACAACCTCACATTTGATGCTCAAGGAGCAACGTTGAACGTACCGGGTTATGCTCCTCCAAATTTGAAAGTAGGAGACATGGTTCAGTGGGAATCTCATCTGGCAGTGTATGAGGGGGAAGCTGCCTATAATCGTGGAATTGTAGGTCGAATTTCTGAAATTCAAGGAACCAGGGTTACATTACGAGATGTCCCGCATAGTCTCAATAACGCCCAATCTAATCTGCGTGCAGATTATCTGCGAGTCTCCTGGTTACGACGATTTCATTTGCCTACCACAGGTTCAATCACGGCTGGATCTAACCAAATTACGAATGTCAGCAATCCTAAAGCTTGGGCAGAGGGCGATCGAATTCAAAGCAAGGATGGTATTCCAGAGGGAACTCTTATCGTCAAAATTGAAGGAAATACTTTCACGATAGGTTCAGCAGCCACCGCTACCAAATCTGCTGCAAAGTTGTATGATGCGCCTTACGTCGTAATAAATACATCTGAACATCCGTAGATTGCAACATTTGGGTTAAGCTAACAGGGCATAAATGTATGGGGGTTGCTGATTCTGGATATGAAAAAGGTGTTATAGCCCTACGAAGAGGGGTTAGGACGCTATTCTAGAGATAGAACTAGCGTCAGGAGTCACACCATGCCATCTCCCTACAGTGACGACCTTCGCCGCAAAGCGATCGAGGCTGTCCGACGTGGTGAACGCAAAAGTGAGGTCTGCCGGATGTTACATATCAGTCGCAATACCTTGGACTTGTGGCTGAAACGCCTGGAACAAACGGGGGATTGCCAAGCCATAACGGGATTTCAAACCGGGCGTGGGCAGAAAATCACGGATTGGGATCGCTTTCGCGCCTTTGTCCGGCAGCACGGTGGCAAGACGCAAGCGCAGATGGCTCAATTGTGGGGGGACAACGTCACTCAACAGAACATCAGTGATGCCTTGAAAAAGATTGGGGTGAGTCGGAAAAAAAACTTACGGCTACCGTGAACGGGACGAACTCCAGCGCCAAGCGTTCGAGGAGCGTTTGAAGACAAAAACGGCAGACCAAATTATGTTTGTCGATGAAGCCGGCATCGACAATCGAGAAGACTATCCCTATGGCTATTGCAAAATTGGACAACGCTTCCCTGCCCTCAAATCGGGCAAACGCAGGGAACGAGTTAGTTGGATTGCCGCGCTGTGCCAACACCAGTTGATGGCCCCCCTGACCTTTGCAGGCTCATGCAACCGCGACGTATTCGAGCTGTGGTTAGAGCAGTGTTTGCTGCCTCAGGTGCAACCGGGGATGGTGATTGTGATTGACAATGCCAGTTTTCACCGCTCGCAATCCATCGATGAAATTGTGGCTGCAGCGGGTTGTGAGATTTGGTATTTGCCCCCCTATTCCCCGGACTTGAATCCGATTGAGCATGGGTGGTTTGTGCTCAAAAATTGGATGCGGCAACGATGGGATGAATTTGACAATTTCCGTGATTGTGTTGATGCAGCTTTCAAAAGCTGTCCTAACGTGCTCCCGTAAGGCTATATAAGCTCGAAACTGCGTTTCGATTCATATTGCTTTTCAGCAACACCAATGTATGATATGGTTTCGCAGATTCCCGTATAGCCTAATTCGGCGAGATTGCAACTTTATTTCTCGGCTCGGTAACATTGCCTGAAAGCGCGATGGATTGAGATGGGCGATCGCCCTCATCTGACAGCACCTGTACCTTTGGGCGATCGCCCCCCGGATACCTTTTGGAACGTTGCACACTGACCCAAGTCTGTCGCTACTCAACCTCTGCGGCTGACCCAAAAGCTGTTGGGAGTGTTCGGCTTGACCCAGATCTCGAAGAACCGAGCCTTTGCGATTGGGGAGTGAATCGCCTCCCCACCGATAAGCTGACAGAACCAGGGCGCTGAGGGCTAACGACTTGTTAGCCCGTCTGTTCAACACAACTGAGTAGATTTACGGTCGTGTTCTAGACTTGTTGTTTTAGGTTAGATAGCAAAACCAAACTCATAACGGTTAATAAATAGCCCAATCACAATGTCATGCATCAGAATGGACTTAGAAAAGCAAATAGTTTTGCGAGCTAATCGCTTCAAGCGCGTGCGTAAAGTCAAATGCTTACGCTCAATCTTCTGCGTGTTCTGTTTGCCAACGGTATGAAGACTTGGGTCAAGCTGCCGCTCATAGGTTCCCCAACCATCTGTGTAAAACTGCATAATTCCAAACGGTTCTAATAACGCTTTGAGTTGGAGGAATGCTTCATCTTGATGCGTCGCCAACACATAAGCTAATATTTTTCCACTGTGATGGTCAATTGCATGCCATAACCAACGTTGCTGGGCTTTAGACTGGACAAAACTCCACATTTCATCGGCTTCTGCCTCTGTATCTTCCCCCTGGCAAAGCTTTACGATGCTTTGAGCGGGTTCCAACTCAGCCAGTTTGAGTTCATTCACGGCTTTGAGTTGACGATCTTTTTTTTTAATTCCTCAATCACCGTCGTTGGACTAATGTGAAGGACACGGGCAGTGTCTCGAATCCCACTCCCATTCATTGCCATATCGCTGATTTGTTGCTTGACTTCAGGCAGATACCCTTGATAGGTGTATTGCAAAATAAAGGTGCGCCGATGGCATCCTGAGTTTTGACAAAAGTAGCGCTGTTTGCCGTCTGGTGTTGTGCCGTGTTTGATCACCTCAATCCCATCACACACAGGGCAGTGAATTGGTTCTAATACCATAACTTGAGTTCCCGCAACTACTGACTTCTCCATCTAACCAGTTCTTCGTAAGGAAAACAACAAACCTAGAACATTACCTATTACCGAACCACCCTCGTAAAAGTCTATGCTGAGGTTTGAATCCTCAAGTAGCGCAGTGCCCACCAGAGGACGACGACCCATTGCCAGAACTGCAATATTGCGCTCTACCCCATGCCAAACGACTGTTGCTCCGTAGACTGAAGTCATGACATTTGTATCATCGGCAAGATTTGCATTGATCCGAATGATGTAGGGCAGCCCAGGTGTTGTAACCATTGCAGGCGGTAAAGTTAGGGCACCCGCAAAGCCTGTATCAACAACACATTCAACTTCTACATCCTGATGCCCTGGAAGGCGGAGGATAAGGTTAACTTGTGCCTGAAGCCCAGTTACAGTTCCATGAATCACGATGCAGTCCTTGTCAATGTGCCGCCAACTGTATAAACGGCGTTGAAGCCGATTCGTTCCGCCCACATTTCTGCATTGGGATGCTTTGTCTTTAAGCGAAGGCTAGTAGCTTGTCAAGAAAGAATTGAGGGATAGAGTCGCTTAAGTTTGATGCGAGCATCTTCAGTCGTAAATTGCCAATCAATGGTGCGAGATTGATCATTTCTGCGTTCTTCCCAAGCAGCAATTTCCCGTTTCAACGTATCTTGATCTGGGATGCGACGATCCAAGCACTGACGGGCTAAAACACTGAGTTCAATTTCTGCCATGTTAAGCCAACTGCCATGTTTTGGTGTGTAATGAATCTCTAATTTGTCTAGAATCCGCTTGGCTTCTTGAGGTGCAAACGTCTCATACAAGGCAGATGGGTCATGAATATTGAGTTGGTCATGCACGATGGTAATCCATTCGGCATCGGGGTAACGCACATCCACCAGATATTTCATTTGTTTGGCATAGTCTTGTTTGGTGCGCCGTTCAGTGACTTCTACATGCCGCCATCCAGCTAAGGGTTCAGAAATCATGAAGAGATTACAGACCCCATTGCGTTCATATTCATAGTCATAGCGCTTCGGTTGACCGGGTTGGGGGGGAGGGGAACTTGCGTTTCGAGGACTAATTGTTTGCTGGTTTCATCGAAACAAACGACTGGGTAGCGCGGGTCATAAGGGCGTGTATAAACGCTCAAAACATCTTCCATGTAGTAAACAAACTCGCCATTGGACTTCGGCGGAATTACCCAGCATTCCTGCAACCAGGGTTTGAGTTCGTTTTTTTCAGCGTTTGCCGCACGGTTTCATGCGAAATGCTCTCTACATATCCCAACTCAACCAGTTGGTCTGCTAACAGGCGAACGCTCCATTTCCCTTGTCCTTCAGGAGTCTCGGCACACGCCAGCGCAATCAAATGCGCTTCTTGTTCGCCATCGAGTAAGCGGGGCTTGGTTCGACTTGGAGTTTGACGCCCTAAGGCAGCCTCTAAACTCTGTGCAACAAAGCGTTGCCGGACTCGTTCAATCGTAGATACCCTAATATCGAGTGCATCACTGATATCTTGATCCCGCCAACCGCCGCCTTCCTGGTTGATGTCAGCTTTCAGCAAAATTCGAGCATGATTGAGTTTATAAACGGATGTTTTTCCGGTTGTTGTCAGACTTTCTAAAGTCTCCCGCTCTTCACAGCTAAGGGCTACGATGTATCTCTTTTGGGGCATGGTTGGTAAGAGGTATCTGCCTCTCCATTCTCCCCTAATCTATCCATCAAAACAAAGTTGACAGACTACTAGATTCACTGTCCCACCAGATAAAGGTGTGAGTATCAAGCAAGAGTTTCATTCGTCTCCGAGCCAAAAACTATCTGGGAGGGGCTGATCAAAATCATCGTGCATCACGAAGGCCCCAGGATGAAGATCTGGCTGCCGCACCTGGAGCTGGTGGTAGTCTGTTGGCTCTAGCATCTTCACTTCAACCCATTGCAGGAGACGAGTTGCTAGATGAAACTGATCTTGCCAACTTAAGTTTTGGGCAGCGTCGAGTAGCTCTTGTAAGCTCATATCGGTCTTTCTTCGACAAGGAGGTGTACTTGCATATTACTTGCCGTCCTGGGCTAAAGATTACCGAAAGCGGCATAAGCTAGCCCTGCCTGGAGATATATGATGATGTCGTTTGATGGGGCTGGAGGATTGCGGATGGCTACGGGAACCAGGCTGCTGGGATTGGCAATGGTCTGTAACGGTCGATTGGCGGCGGACTGCATTGCCCTGGAAGCATCCAGTACAATAGTGCTGTCAGGATACTGTCAGGCTTGCTACCGGAGCGATCGCCGCACGGTTGTACTCAACCCATCGACCAGGAAGGTCAGCAGCACAAATCCCCCCAGGGTGACCACCATTCCTCGATAGTCAAAGCTGCTCAACTGCTCCATTAATACGCGCCCTAAACCGCCGGCTCCAACCAGTCCCACAATCACCGTTTCCCGCATACACACTTCCCAGCGATAGAGATCGTATGCCAGAAACCGGGGCAGGGTCAGTGGCAGCACCCCGTAAAGAAATACAAGGGAAGCGGGTGCTCCCTGAGCCTTGAGTGCCTCCAGGGGACGAAAATCCAGATTTTCAATCACTTCTGCTTTCAATCGCCCCAGAATTCCCAGATTATGGAGTCCGAGGGCGATCGCTCCTGGCAAAATCCCTGGAAACAGAACATACAAGAGTACCAGTGCCCAGATTGGAGCCGGAATGGCTCGACACAGGAGCAACCCTGACCGACTCAGTAACAGCAGCATCCAAGCTGCAAGACGGCTGCCCACCCGCGCCCGCCCCGGATTGAGCAACCCTCCTGGCAGAAAGAAGTTGTGGGCTGCTGGAAATGCCAGCAGTGCTCCTCCAATGGCGGCCAGGGCGATCGCCAGTACTGACATAGACACTGTCTGTACGGACAGCCTGACCAGCGGCAGTGCTGCCTCCCAATCGGGTGGAAAACAGGACTGCACAATAGTCACCAGCCGTTGCCAGGTCACAGGTGCCCACAGTCTGGTGAAGTCGGCACCGACGTACCAGACGCAGAAGGCAAGGAAAAGGAGAGGTAACAGGTAACGGGTAACGGATAATAGACGAAACAGTGGGGCAAAAGGGTAAGGCAGCCAATTTTCGTCTTTTGCCTTTCGCCCTCTGACACCGGGCACCTGATACCGGACACGGGACACCTGCTTCTGCACATTCAAATCCAGCCGACTGGCACAGCCCCATCGTTGCCTCAGCCATGCACTTGAGAAGTCAACACATCCATTGAGCAGGAAAAGGGCATAAAAAAATGTCCAGAGCTGTTCATAACGAAGGGATTGCAGACTGAGCATGATTTCATAGCCCAATCCACCTGCACCGATAATGCCCAGAACGGCTGCTGAGCGAATGGAACACTCAAATCGATAGAAGCTGTAGGAAAGGAGGTTGAGAAATGCCTGGGGCAACAGGCTGTAAAAAAAAGCCGTCAAGGGTGCAACCCCGCTGTTGAGCAGCACCTTTAGAGGCTGACGGGGAGTTTCATCCAGAAGCTCGGAAAAGACTTTGGCGGTGATTGCGCCAAACGGGACGGCGATCGCCAGCACAGCCACCAGCGGATCCAGCCCAAACAGGTTAACAAAAATCAATCCCCAGATCAGTTCATGAATGGCACGGGGAACTGCCAGCACACTACGAGCGAGGAGGAAAGGAGAATGGAATATGGGGAATGGAAAACGCAAACTCCCCATCGTTCGCCGATTACCGGGCATCGGCTGCCCCGAAACAGATTCCCACCAGACTTCGGAACAGAAGATCCCGCCAATTAACCCCAGTAGTACACTGAGGAAAGTACCACAAACAGCGTATGCCAGGGTTTTGAGGGTTGCGTTCCAGGTAATTTGGAGCAGCGCAGGACTGAGATCTGGATGAATGCTGGCGCTGAGAAATCGCCAGAACTGGGGCAAACCATTGGGGTTCAACAGTTCCTTCTGAAATACACCAGCCTGCCACAGGGAAAGGGCAATAGCGGCGATCGCCCCCCCTGCCCACAGGATCGGTGGACTGAACAATGGTGAATGAGAGCGCAGGTAGGAAGGTTTTGACACAGATGAAACGGTTCTGGTGGTGAAGTATTCAGCTACGCTCCACTGTATAGCAATACCCATGTGGGTTAGGCTAAGTTTGCGATCGCAAACCTGTGTCATGCTGTTCTTTTTCCCCTGTCCTCTGCTATGTTAAGACGGCTGTAGGAACTGCCATTGATCAGGCACAATAGGGGCAGGATCTTCTATAGCCCTTTTTAAGGGTGTGAGGTACTTCACTCAACTTCACTCAATTGAGAAACGCCATAGCGTAAAGCCATGCAGTCTACAGAAGAATCTGATAACTTTCAAAGGCAGGTGTTAGAAAGTTTAGACAGACTGACCACCAACCTGGGGCAGCTATCCACCGATGTGGAACAGTTGTCTACCGATGTGGAACAGTTGTCTACCGATGTGGAACAGTTATCTACCGATGTGGAGCAACTGAAACAGGAACTTGCTCTCACAAATACCAGAGTGGATACCTACCAGAAGGCATCCAATCAGGTCGTCAACCTTGCTTTTGGGCTAATTGCGACAGCCACAATTACTATCATCATTACTACAGTCACCCGGTAAAGGCGGCTGTTCCTGGAGTGGTGTTTGTAACCTTCCGTTATTCAGCACCACCGGGATTTAGACCGTGACCCGGTTGGGATTGGCAGTTCCGGCTAACAGAGTGGTTACCTCTGCTGGCGATAGATTTGGGTTAGCACTCAGAATCAGCGCTGCTACGCCTGCCACATGGGGCGTTGCCATCGAAGTACCGCTGTAACTGCGATAGGTGTTATTGGGTGTGGTGGAATAAACGCTGACTCCGGGGGCTACCACATAATTCAGTGGAGAAGATCCAGCCGAGTTCGAGAAACCTGCCACCTTGTTATTGCGGTCTACTGCCCCAACCGCAATGCCATACTGGGTCGCCAGTCGCGCCGGATAACCAGGCTGACTTTGGGATTCGTTTCCAGATGCCATGACGACCATAGCTCCCAACTGGGTGGCATACTGAATGGCTGCCTGAATGTCAGAGGAAAAACCACCACCCAGACTGAGGTTGATGACATCTGCGCCATTGTTGACAGCGTAGCGAATCCCGGCGGCGATATTGGCACTATTCCCGCTACCGTTGGCATCCAGCACGCGCACAGGCATGATCTGGGCATTGTAAGCAACGCCCGTGGCACCAAAGCTGTTATTGACAGCAGCAATGGTTCCGGCTACGTGGGTGCCATGCCCATTGGGGTCAGTGGGTGTATTGTCCCGCTGTACGAAGTCCCAACCTCGAATGTCATCAATAAACCCATTGCCATCATCATCAATACCGTTGCCAGGAATTTCCCGTGTATTGATCCAGATATTGGCACTCAGGTCTGGATGGGTGTAGTCTACGCCAGTATCAATCACCGCTACCACAACTCCCTGTCCGGTATAGCCTCTGGCCCAAACTTCTGGAGCATTGATCTGGTCAAGGTTCCAGTTATTGCCCCCCAGGTTAGCAACCGCCGGGAAAGGACTCTGCCCGATCGCCCCAGCGACGGCGGCTGAAGCATCGACCAACCCATAGCCATAGGTGGAATTAAAGCCCGCTGGTGCTGGAAAAGAAGAGGTGCTACCGGCGGCAGAGAGGGTAAGGGTATAGTTTGTATTGCCGCTGTACTGGTAAACGCGCACGTAATAGGTGCCGGCATTGAGGGTCCGGGTAATCGATTCATCCAGGTTTCTGGGGTTGGTTGAACTTTGCAGGACAGCCCCGCCCGCGCTCAAAAGTTGCACATCGGCATCAGCAGTCATCCCAGTGAGCACCAGGTTGAAATTGACTGTTGAGCCGACAGAAAACTGATAGAAGTCATTACGGTCTGTATTGCCAACGGAATCCGATAGGGACACTGGACTGCTGCCAAGGGCACCAATGTTGTAAGCAGTGGCACGGGTATTGCCAGGATCTGGGGTGAGCAGGGCAGTGGAGGTACTTGCCCGAAATAGACGTTCCGTAAAAAAGGCATCATGCAATTCGGACCTGATTTTTTGGGAAACAATTCTGCTCAGATCTGAAATTGCCAGGGAAGATGTCCTGAAGGAGTCGGAATAGCTGAAGTAGTCAGCCGATCGTGATTTGCAAAACATTTTTCACCTCTGATGAAGTCATAAAGGCGATCGCCCCGCTGCCAGATTTCGCCCAGGAGGATCTGTAATCCGGAGTGTTTCAAGTTTCCAGATCGCCTGCGCCTGATTTTTCCATCGCAATCAGCGTAGGACTTGAACCGTTATTGGCTGTCCAGTTCACCTTGTCAGATGAATCTCAGTTGATGAATCTCTTTCCATTGTCTGTAGCCTGCGATAAGGCTTTATTAAGTCGCCACAACGAACTGGTTAAACCTGCATCTTTGAGAAGCCTGTGTGTTCAGTGTTTCTATAGCCCTTTTCAAGGGTGTGAGGTACAGAGAGAATGCGGAGTACCTGACTGGGCCTCACATTCCTGTACCGCACTCAATTGAGAAACGCTATATAAGCTTCAGAATGGTAGTGATTAAACATAGGGCTTCCCACCACCTGTTGCTTATTGGCTATGGACGGTCAGCACTGAAAGTGACTGGTTTCAGAAAACACACCAGAACCACTGAGACACTATGAAAACTATCATGCCTCTTGGTAGAAATCTTTTCATAATCAGGGAACGGATCAAACCACTGGTCACCTATTACAGCCATTTCAAACGGATTAACCACTATTTTGGGCAGCGGGTACCGGGGGTGGCAACGCCTGACAATCACTGTAAGTCAGAAAACCAGTTTCTTTGGAAACACTGGTAGAAACCCCTGTCTTTTGGTAGAAATCCCCAATTTACTGAAGATAATTTAAGGGTTTTGCGATGGCGATCGCCCCTCTGGGTCAGCCAGTTTCCCATCTGTCTACTACAGCGTTTCTCAATTGAGTGAACTATGAAAGTGAGTGAACTATGAAGGTGTGAGGTACAGAGGGTACACCTTACCCAGACCGTTCTAGACTAATGCCGGTTGACAAAAATAGCTGTACAGTGCTTTGAGGTTCAACTTTAGGATTTATAGAGATTTTGCTTCTAGGTAGAAAGCCTCACTTTCACTTTCATCATTGGAGATGAGCGCAACTCATGGGGTACCACTTTCTTGCATTAATTAAATCCTATCCGAAAACTTTCTCAGGCTGGGTTTGGGCTTTGACAGTGTGGGCTTTTCAAATAGGTTTTTATCAAAAGAATCCGCTAAAAATTGAATACAGGCTTGTATCGCGTTCAAGGACAGACACCAAGATGATTCATATTCCAGGCTATGACATTTACGTATGGTTTCGTGTTGACCGGTCCAATGTCAAACATAGAAATGGGATATCAGTTTGGCAAACTGGCGTTTGACCTGCTGGATAAACTGAATGCCAGGGAGTTTAAATGCAAGGTTTATAGTAGTTATGGCAGTTGCATTTTGCAATGGTTTAGCGATTTTCTCGATATTTTTATTTAAAGCCATTCTTTGCTACTTATTTGAAGTCTATGGCAAAGCTGTAGAATATCTCGCCACCGCAGCCAGACACATTGGTTCAATCATTGCCCTCATTTCCTTTGGTGAATATAAGTTTTACGATTCACTGGCACTACTGGCTCAATACCCCAGGCTTGGATCGGAGGCGCAACAACAATGCCTGGAGCAGATCAGCGCAAACCAGGAAAAAATGAACCATTGGGCATACCATGCGCCAATGAATTATCAACACAAATATGATCTGGTAGAAGCTGAGAAAGCACGGGTATTGGGAGATAAGCTGGCAGCAATGGAATTGTACGATCGCGCCATTGCTGGAGCAAACGCCCAACAATTCATTCAAGAGGAAGCGCTTGCCTATGAACTAGCAGCCAGATTCTACCTTAACTGGGGGCGAGCAGAAATTGCCCGTACCTATCTGGCAAAGGCG is from Leptothermofonsia sichuanensis E412 and encodes:
- a CDS encoding IS630 family transposase (programmed frameshift), which codes for MPSPYSDDLRRKAIEAVRRGERKSEVCRMLHISRNTLDLWLKRLEQTGDCQAITGFQTGRGQKITDWDRFRAFVRQHGGKTQAQMAQLWGDNVTQQNISDALKKIGVSRKKTYGYRERDELQRQAFEERLKTKTADQIMFVDEAGIDNREDYPYGYCKIGQRFPALKSGKRRERVSWIAALCQHQLMAPLTFAGSCNRDVFELWLEQCLLPQVQPGMVIVIDNASFHRSQSIDEIVAAAGCEIWYLPPYSPDLNPIEHGWFVLKNWMRQRWDEFDNFRDCVDAAFKSCPNVLP
- a CDS encoding S8 family serine peptidase encodes the protein MFCKSRSADYFSYSDSFRTSSLAISDLSRIVSQKIRSELHDAFFTERLFRASTSTALLTPDPGNTRATAYNIGALGSSPVSLSDSVGNTDRNDFYQFSVGSTVNFNLVLTGMTADADVQLLSAGGAVLQSSTNPRNLDESITRTLNAGTYYVRVYQYSGNTNYTLTLSAAGSTSSFPAPAGFNSTYGYGLVDASAAVAGAIGQSPFPAVANLGGNNWNLDQINAPEVWARGYTGQGVVVAVIDTGVDYTHPDLSANIWINTREIPGNGIDDDGNGFIDDIRGWDFVQRDNTPTDPNGHGTHVAGTIAAVNNSFGATGVAYNAQIMPVRVLDANGSGNSANIAAGIRYAVNNGADVINLSLGGGFSSDIQAAIQYATQLGAMVVMASGNESQSQPGYPARLATQYGIAVGAVDRNNKVAGFSNSAGSSPLNYVVAPGVSVYSTTPNNTYRSYSGTSMATPHVAGVAALILSANPNLSPAEVTTLLAGTANPNRVTV
- a CDS encoding IS1 family transposase (programmed frameshift), with amino-acid sequence MVLEPIHCPVCDGIEVIKHGTTPDGKQRYFCQNSGCHRRTFILQYTYQGYLPEVKQQISDMAMNGSGIRDTARVLHISPTTVIEELKKDRQLKAVNELKLAELEPAQSIVKLCQGEDTEAEADEMWSFVQSKAQQRWLWHAIDHHSGKILAYVLATHQDEAFLQLKALLEPFGIMQFYTDGWGTYERQLDPSLHTVGKQNTQKIERKHLTLRTRLKRLARKTICFSKSILMHDIVIGLFINRYEFGFAI
- a CDS encoding PhnE/PtxC family ABC transporter permease, with protein sequence MSKPSYLRSHSPLFSPPILWAGGAIAAIALSLWQAGVFQKELLNPNGLPQFWRFLSASIHPDLSPALLQITWNATLKTLAYAVCGTFLSVLLGLIGGIFCSEVWWESVSGQPMPGNRRTMGSLRFPFPIFHSPFLLARSVLAVPRAIHELIWGLIFVNLFGLDPLVAVLAIAVPFGAITAKVFSELLDETPRQPLKVLLNSGVAPLTAFFYSLLPQAFLNLLSYSFYRFECSIRSAAVLGIIGAGGLGYEIMLSLQSLRYEQLWTFFYALFLLNGCVDFSSAWLRQRWGCASRLDLNVQKQVSRVRYQVPGVRGRKAKDENWLPYPFAPLFRLLSVTRYLLPLLFLAFCVWYVGADFTRLWAPVTWQRLVTIVQSCFPPDWEAALPLVRLSVQTVSMSVLAIALAAIGGALLAFPAAHNFFLPGGLLNPGRARVGSRLAAWMLLLLSRSGLLLCRAIPAPIWALVLLYVLFPGILPGAIALGLHNLGILGRLKAEVIENLDFRPLEALKAQGAPASLVFLYGVLPLTLPRFLAYDLYRWEVCMRETVIVGLVGAGGLGRVLMEQLSSFDYRGMVVTLGGFVLLTFLVDGLSTTVRRSLR
- a CDS encoding LPP leucine zipper domain-containing protein, which produces MQSTEESDNFQRQVLESLDRLTTNLGQLSTDVEQLSTDVEQLSTDVEQLSTDVEQLKQELALTNTRVDTYQKASNQVVNLAFGLIATATITIIITTVTR
- a CDS encoding clan AA aspartic protease; translated protein: MGGTNRLQRRLYSWRHIDKDCIVIHGTVTGLQAQVNLILRLPGHQDVEVECVVDTGFAGALTLPPAMVTTPGLPYIIRINANLADDTNVMTSVYGATVVWHGVERNIAVLAMGRRPLVGTALLEDSNLSIDFYEGGSVIGNVLGLLFSLRRTG